The genomic region TGGGCATTTCGTCGAACGCTTGGTGCGCGTGGCACAGCGTCAACATCTAGCTGCGATTAACAACACACAGTTTACTAATTTGGCAATTTCATCGAGCACAAAGAATGCGCAATGGAGGGGGACAGTGGGATGCCTCACCGGGTGGACGACGTCGCGCAGGGGCTGCGCAAATCGGGGTGGAGCGCACGACGTGAAGACATCGGGGTTGCTGCTGTCTACTGGGCTTGACAAAACCGCAAGCCGGCGGAGCGCGGAGTTGCTGTGGCTGCTGCTCACCGGCGACACTGCACAGGCCGGCGTGAGCAGGGAGGAGTCCATGCGCGCGCTGGAGAGGGGGTTGGGCGACGGTCGAACCTGCTTGTCTGTAGGGGACGTGAGGGAGAGGAGCTCGCGGCTGACGGTGAGCCGGTCCTGGGGGAGAAGGCGCTGCTTGGAGCCACGCCGAGTGCCAAGGTCAGCAGGGGCCGATCGGAGCTCCTGCCATGGGAAGGATGGTGGCCGGCGTAGGGAGCTCGGGCGCCGAGCACGGCGTCCAAGGACGGCCGACGAAGGTGAGGTGAGCAGGGAcggcatggggggggggggggggggggggggagctaTCGAGGCTGCAGGAAACGGTGGTCGGCTTCGCTGCAGCAGGGAGACGAGGCCATGGGAGGTGGCTGAGGAGctgagggcggcggcggctgtggGAGATGGGAGCAGGGGCGGCCGGCCACCTGGCAGAGTGAACGAGGAGAGGAGAGAGTGGCGAAGAAGCCAGGTGCAGcggctgggagtggagagatttgGGGATTTTTACCATTTTTTGCTAGAGAACTGCTATTTATATGCGtgtgctagggttagggttttgagTGGGCTTAATGGGCCTAAATGGGCTGGGCCCAAAACACAAATTGGGCTACAACATTTATTTCATTTTTATAGTGTTTAATTGACGCGGATAATCGAAATCGGATACTGCCTGCTAGCACTCGCGCCACAAATGTTTATCCTAATTTCATTTCAAATTTGGACCGGATATAGGGTATTATCACGTCGCGTCGCATTACAAAGAAGTCAAGCCCTTTCCAAACGCGGCGTTATATTCCATCTCCAAACGTGGAACCGAATCGACTAATGATTTAATCGAGCTCGGTTGGTTCGGTTAATTTCGCTCGGGTAACTTTTGTTGTCGGATTCTAATAAATTCGTTTGGAGCAAAATCACGAGACGGGGTTGACATTTGAATTCGCATTCGCCTCATCGAGTGATTCGAGTAGTCACCAGACTCGTTATTTACTGTGACGGAATAATTTCGAACTTCGCAAAATCCTTGATATAACCAGAATCGATGGAAATGGATGTGCGATACAGAGATCGGATCCTCACGGACTTACTTAGGTTCACAATCGCGGTTTAGCTCGGGacgaacacctggggtgttacaaccatgCAGACCAAGTATACATGCTTGTATCAgcgataaatatatatatttttattcttTGGCAATCATAAAAAATGCTCTTTTAATGATATACCAATGACATTGTTAACTCATTTCAAATTATATTAGTACTCTATAAAAACAAATTGTGTAAGTTCTTACTTTAGATAAATTTAtatattttgattgaaacattataacaTATCTTCCCGGTAAGTTAATTGTAAGCATTTATAatttttagaaaaaaaaacaCTACTACACACATACTTTGCTAAAGAAAAACCAACATTTCGAACATCGTGGTCTAGACTGAAATAACTATTTATGCCATTGTAGTAACAAAGAGTGCAATTTAGGCACTAGAATCCATTgttgaaaaaaacaaaaagacGGTCCATAGAAGTTATAATAAGAATTTGTTTCAACTAAACATGTGGATAAAAAAACAACTAAATAAGATCAAATTTTCAAAGCCAAAATCCAGATTCATACGTGACGACACATGCGCTACAAAAAGCGCTGATATATGTAAGCTAGCGTTTTAATTAAACTCGTTTTATGAAGACCCATGGAGCTGCGATGCAAATGGTCGAAATTATGATTATAGATGGTAAAACATATATAGTAACCCATTAGTTTATCACAACCAACAGAGAATACAAAGTATGTAATGAGCATTATGTTAGCAAATGAACACAATACGGAGAGAGTGTTCTTAAATATAAGTAATTTTCAGTATTTGTAGATATTAAATGTATCCACAAACTTTTAATACCTATATTTTCTAAGATTCTAGTTGTTGAGATAGGAGGGCCTCTGCGTCGCCCTCAAGGGCGACTCGGGGGCGACCCGCTCGCACCGCCGCCGCCAACCCCAAAAGCAGTACAgcccggccgccgccgcctctcctcCGGCTACCGGCGGTGGCAGCCAGCGGCGGCGCCCCAAAAAGGGCCTGCCCCGCACCccttcctctcctccctctctctcccacccacccccccccccccccccccccccccccccccccccccccccccccccctcactGCAACTCTTGTGCTCGATGCCCGGCCGCCGGATAGCGCGGTCTCCGGCCTCCTGGCGCGGATCTGGCCTCTGCAGCCCTTGATCCGGTCTCTACGGCCCTAGATCCCGGTCTAGCCCCCCGCCGGCGACGATGCTCCGTGGTGACCCCAAGTGGTGGCCAGCTGGGGCGGGAAGAGCTTCTCGCGCTTGCGCGAGACAATGCCGCCACCAGCTGCACAGGCAGCAACCCGCTCTAGGCCACTGCTCCCCCGCCGGTCTACATGGGGCTGCCCCGCAGGTCGAGAGTTTCGTGCTCCCTCCGGTGGCTCCGATGACCTGGCGTCCAGAACCGGCTTACCCCTGGCCGGATCTGGCCGTTGTGTTGCCGGCGCCCCGTGGTGGTTGCTAGCCGGGCCCGTACAGGCCctcggcggccaggcgggcgtggCTGGGGTCCGCGTACACCCACCCCCACTGTGTTGTGCTCTGCTTCGTCCAACTACAGTGCGTCCGCGTGTCTGCTCCTTCCTGTGCAGCTCACCGCCGGTGGATCCGGTATGCCTGTGCCTGGATCTAACCCCTACGAAGCGGACGAGGATAGCCATTGCCGAAATGCAGCGGGGCCCTCTCCGGCGGTCTCTGCCAGCTGGGTCGGGGCAGGACGCCCGATCTGTTGGTGCTCCGCCGAAGCCCACCATTGGCGGCGCCCTATCGTGGATGTGGTGGCAGTCCTGAGCAGCGAAAGCTCTGTGCCCGGTGCGCGGGGGGTCCTATCACCTTCGCTCGGTCTGCTCCAATGCCCATTCTCGGCGGTGCCATGACCTTGGCGGGACTGGGCTCCATGGCGGTCTCCTTGCAGCGAAAGCTCCATGTCAGTACGTGGAAGGTGCCCACCTTTGCAAGGCCCACGTCATGGCTTGGTCGTCAGGGTTTTCTTTGCAGGTCTCTTTGTCCCTATTGGCACCTCTGCTCCGTCAACGCTCTTCTGTCAACAAGGGACACATAGATCTTATGTCGGGTCGGTGTTTTCCGCCTCTCCTGCTCTCGTACGGCGCTGGATGGTGGCATGCGGAGCCCGGATGCGCTGTCGGGTGTTGCTGCCGGCTTGAAGGGAGATCATCGTCTCTGggatcggctcacgcttgcgcggtCCCTCACCTAGAGGGCCGCACGGCAGTGGAGCGACGTTGCTACGAGGGGCCATGTGGATGCGCAATGGTCCTCATGTGCTGGCGAGTATGTTGTTCTCTGGTGGTGCTAGTCGTCGATCGGCTGTTGTCGTCCTAGCCGTTATAGCCTGCGTCATGTTTGTGTAATCCGACCGGGCTGTGTTGGGCCATTGGTATTGTTCTCCCCTTTTGTAATCTCCGTTCTGCTTTGTGTAATCCTACGGCCCATTTTGAGCCATTGATCTAATGAAATCAGGTGGGGATGCTCCCCCCGTTGAccgtcaaaaaaaaaaaaaagattcTAGTTGTTTCAATGCAAGAGCACGGATTGACGTACTAGTATGGACAAATAGAAGAATAATGAAGAAAACCTATGTTGGTCTTGATGCAGGCAAAACTAGGACTGAACTGAAAATCTTTGCAAGGGTGTGTTTAACTCATGACCCCAATATATGACAAGCCAAAATTTGGCCATGCCCTTAATATTTAGCCTCCATTTGGTCAGTGATTGTAGCTAGCCAATACTTAGTGACGTGTTATAAAATACACGTCTCTAATAAAGATATTATTTGTGATGTGTCTGTCCACATCAGTGACGTCTCTAATAATGCTTGTTCGGCTGTCCTTGCTGCGGCTGCGACTTCTACAGTATTtttgtctctatggattgcagctgctaCTTTTGCAGCCGCTACAGTGCCCAAATAAGGGCAGCCGAACAACACCGAATAAATCTCTGGTTGCTTGAATAAATCGGAGAATCTAGTCACGGGCTTCTTCGTCACCGAGCCTTCTCGTCCTCGCGGACTTGTGACTTGTGACTCCAGTCCCTTCCAATCAACAAGTTGCTATAGTAGTCCCTTCCAAAATCCACACTGGAACCGGAACCTCCATCTCCAATCCAATCCAACTCCAGATCCGCCTCCCTGCTGCATCCCCATCCCGCACGAGCACCACCCCTTGTCCTCTCCGCCTCTACATCTCATCGGCTGgtgcacctcctccctcctctgcTCGGCCCCTCCCTCCCTTCTCGTGCTACGGCAGCGTGGATGCACGAGACTACAGCTGTGGCAAAGCGGAGATCCGGCGGGAGTGCAGCGGCCGGCGTGCCTCTACGTGGTATGGTGACATGAAGATGCGAGGCGAGGCGAGCAAGGCCAGCTCCGGCTCCGGCTCTGGCTCCAGCGAGGATGGTGAGCGAACCGGCCCCGTGCCTTCCCCCGCTCGTCGCGCGCCGCCCATCCGCATCGACGTCGCCATGGGCTCCTTCTCCGCATGTCGCCGCCACGAGATCTGCCCGCGCGTctccttcggcagccgatgcccgACGGCCGTCCGACCTCCGACGCATCGTCGCCGGTCCGGTCCTCTTCGCCCCCTCTCCGCTGCGTGGCGCCACCCGTCGTCACCTCCGCCCCCTTCACCGACCTCTCCTGGGTCCTCCACACACTGCTCGTCACCATCGTCATGCGCGAGGCGCTCAAGGTAACACCATCCTCTCCGTCCGTCCAGCATCTCCCTCCTTGCAGATCTCCCTGTTTCCCCTTCCCTAATTCCATTTAGTCCCGCCATTATCTGATCCGTACACAAGATGATGTTAGGTAGTTGAATTTGATGGCAAAATCGACTGCTTGCTAGGACTGGTGATTGCGGTGTGTTGGTTGAGGATGCCAGAGATGAGCTGAAGCTTCTAGCATTATGTACAAAAGGTATTTGTCGAATTACCTGGATGGGATTTTGCTATACTTCACTTGATTTATCATATTTCCTTTGCTCATCAGTTCTGAACAAGTGACCACGTCTAACTCACAACTCTCCCATTTCTGGTTGCGCGAATTTCTTCAATTCTTTCAGAAATCAGAATTGCATGACTTTTATCTTAACATAAGTTAGAGTAGCTGTGCATAAATGTGGAGAATATTGATCAGAGTTTATGATTTGTTCAAACTGAAACTCACTAAATTCTTGCAATTAAGGACTATCGGATGGTCAGCATCCAATTTATCTATGTTCAGCATAATGGCATCAAGTTTTTGCTAATATGACTGTAGAGTCTTAAGACTTCAATTAATTTTTGCAGGGGATTGACATGCTATCATTTGTATCAATTAAAACTAGAGCTGTTCTCTTGATATAAGGGTTTTCTCCATATTTGAGATGGATTGAACACTGTATCCTTTACCTGCAGCATTTTTTCTGTATCTCGTGATAATTTTTCAGTCACTCTAATCTCTCTCTCCATGCAGCTGATAGGTTTTCTCCATATGTTGCTTGGGAATGCTTGATTTTTTTTCTAGCTGCATAAAGCTTTGTATCATCAAACAATTCATAAAAGAGGCTGACCTGTTCTAGTTATTGGTGTCAGATTTGACTGCAGTCCCATGATTTTTTGCTTCAGATGGGACTGGACTTTGGTAATCCATTTCACAATTATTTTCCAATGCTGTTAGTATTTCCTTTCCTTTTGTTCTCAAGTCTTTCTAAGAATGTCACTCATAACTAGTAAtagtatttcttttccttttgttCTCAAGTCTTTCTAAGAATGTCACTCATAATTGGTAATAGTATTTCCTTTCCTTTTGTTCATAAGTCTTCTAAGAATGTCAGTCATAGCTGGTAATGGTAATCATGGTTGTAACCTGATTTGTAGTGAGAGACCAGTAACCATATAATGAGCTATGTTCTTATGAGATAAAAGCTGGAGACTTTTTTTTGACATGGTTCTTCCTTTTAGAATGATAAGAAAATAATCTTGATGTCTATATGCACTTATTGAGACCATGTAAAGAGAATATAATGCAACATTTGATATGTTTGAAATATCTCTCTGCCTATATTCTAAGCTAGAACAATCCATACTCCATATGCTTGAATTATCCTTTCTTAGATGATTGACTCAGATTCGTCTTTGTACTTGTATTATAAATATAAACGAACTTCTTATTTTTCTTCCCTTCCAGGTTCAGAGTTTGAGATAATCAATCTGTAGTCTAAAAATTGTATGTGTTTGTAGTTGATGGGAGCACCTCTCAGGAGTTACCTTAGTGCTTTAGATGTAATAATTGTTCTGTAACTGAATAAACATTTGCATTTGTGATGCATTTTGACTATATATGTGAGATGTTTATAAAAACACGTGCAATATATATAatattggctttcctccatgtttttTTCCAGTTTTTCATTTAGTGACGCGTCTCGGCGAGACACGCCACTGATTTGGGGCGCTAGTGACGCGTCTCGGCGATATACGTTACTAATTTGGGGCGCTAGTGACGCGTCTCGGCGACAAACATCACTAATTTGGGGTACCAGTGACGCTGTTTTATGGATACACGTCACTGATTACGGTTAATCAGTGACGCGGTTTTATCAATACACGTCACTGATTACGGTCAATTAGTGACGTTGATTTACACGTCACTAAGGAGGTCGACATCAGTGACGTAAAATTAGTGACGCGTGTGTTCAGTGTCACTAATGGACCTTTAGACACGTCACTGAATTGTTTGACTCCCATGGCGACGCACGAGCATCGACCTAGGTTGGTGTTCGATGAACTGGAACCAAGGGCGTGGAGAATGGCCATTCCTCATGCTTTTCGGTTCACAATAAATCTAAAAAACACGCTTTGGTTTACGAGCAAGGCAGGCAGCCAGCCATATTTATTAACACACTTAGATTGTGTTGGTTAAGAACTTGCATCTTGCTAATGATAAGATATCGCAATTCGAGGATCCGGAGAGGTGTTTTCATAGTCATCTCCGAATATTTTCGATTTCATTTTTCTATGATATGCCTAAGTGAGAAGCAAAAATGTTCTGATAAAGACGTTCCTCAGCAATATCATCATGACTTTCAAAATCATGTGCGGTAGCAATACCAAACCAAATACGACGAGTAGTGGGGTCCTGAGCTAAGCCTTGGCTAAACCTAGGAAATCTTAATTTCATAATGCCTTTCAAATCACTAAAAA from Zea mays cultivar B73 chromosome 6, Zm-B73-REFERENCE-NAM-5.0, whole genome shotgun sequence harbors:
- the LOC103629084 gene encoding uncharacterized protein LOC103629084; translated protein: MPSLLTSPSSAVLGRRARRPSSLRRPPSFPWQELRSAPADLGTRRGSKQRLLPQDRLTVSRELLSLTSPTDKQVRPSPNPLSSARMDSSLLTPACAVSPVSSSHSNSALRRLAVLSSPVDSSNPDVFTSCAPPRFAQPLRDVVHPLDVDAVPRAPSVRRNAQPTDSTRVSNPIRLGCSICILWSTLITLWSMSHIYVCEYVCMDSS
- the LOC103629084 gene encoding uncharacterized protein isoform X1, whose amino-acid sequence is MPSLLTSPSSAVLGRRARRPSSLRRPPSFPWQELRSAPADLGTRRGSKQRLLPQDRLTVSRELLSLTSPTDKQVRPSPNPLSSARMDSSLLTPACAVSPVSSSHSNSALRRLAVLSSPVDSSNPDVFTSCAPPRFAQPLRDVVHPMLTLCHAHQAFDEMPNQRTARGSRTRFG
- the LOC126913097 gene encoding uncharacterized protein LOC126913097, which translates into the protein MPPPAAQAATRSRPLLPRRSTWGCPAGREFRAPSGGSDDLASRTGLPLAGSGRCVAGAPWWLLAGPVQALGGQAGVAGVRVHPPPLCCALLRPTTVRPRVCSFLCSSPPVDPVCLCLDLTPTKRTRIAIAEMQRGPLRRSLPAGSGQDARSVGAPPKPTIGGALSWMWWQS
- the LOC100277837 gene encoding uncharacterized protein LOC100277837 isoform 1 (isoform 1 is encoded by transcript variant 1); the encoded protein is MKMRGEASKASSGSGSGSSEDGERTGPVPSPARRAPPIRIDVAMGSFSACRRHEICPRVSFGSRCPTAVRPPTHRRRSGPLRPLSAAWRHPSSPPPPSPTSPGSSTHCSSPSSCARRSRTGDCGVLVEDARDELKLLALCTKGD
- the LOC100277837 gene encoding uncharacterized protein LOC100277837 isoform 2 (isoform 2 is encoded by transcript variant 3), with product MKMRGEASKASSGSGSGSSEDGERTGPVPSPARRAPPIRIDVAMGSFSACRRHEICPRVSFGSRCPTAVRPPTHRRRSGPLRPLSAAWRHPSSPPPPSPTSPGSSTHCSSPSSCARRSRTGDCGVLVEDARDELKLLALCTKADRFSPYVAWECLIFFLAA